TCGGATACGATTTTGCTGTACGGCAGGTGGGTGTAAGATTCGTAGAAATAGGCGATGAAAACGGCACTTCATCTGACGAACTCGAAAACGCCATTACTGAGAAAACCGCCGCGATTTTCTACTTCGCGAACCCGGGTAGAGAACACCTCTGGGTGTCTTATGAAGATGCCATCGCAATCGCCGAAAGGCACGGTGTTCCACTCATCGTTGATGCTGCCGCACAGTTGCCACCCCCAGAAAACCTATGGCGTTTTACGGAGAGGGGGGCAGATTTAGCACTCTTTAGTGGTGGAAAAGGCTTGTGTGGTCCCCAAAGTAGCGGCTTAATCGTCGGAAAAAAACCCTTGATTGAGGCTATCGCTTTCAACGGACCACCACATCCGTTTATCGGCAGGGGTATGAAAGTCGGTAAAGAGGAGATGGTCGGTTTGTTCGCCGCTGTCAAATGGTATTTGAATCAGGACCACGAAGCGTTACAGCAATCCTACGAAGATCAGGTCACCTATTATGACGAGGCGTTCGCGGACATTCAAGGCGTTACAGTACATCGTAGTTTCCCCTCTGAAGCCGGACAACCGATGCCCCGCACCGAAATCCGATTTGACGCAGAACAACTCGGCATCACACGAAACGAAATCCTCCAGCAACTCGCAGAAGGTGAACCCTCTATTGACATCGCAGGCGCAGGGGCAGACGGTGTCCTTATCAATGGACAAACCCTGCTGCCCGGAGAGATAGAAATTATCGCTCAAAGATTAAAGGAAATCTTAGGGAAGACAGCATGAGACTTAATAACGGTATTCGCCTGACATGGCTCGGACATTCCACCTTTAAAATCGAAGCAGATGGACAAACGCTTCTCATAGATCCATGGGTGACAAACAACCCGGTATGTCCAGATGCACTCAAGACTTTCGACACTCTCGATGTGATACTCATAACACACGGGCACGCCGATCATATCGGCGACGCGGTATCTCTTGCGAAAAAACATACACCGACAGTCGTGTCCATCGTCGAAATCGCAGGGTGGCTCGGTAAACAGGGTGTTGACAACACAATTGGAATGAACAAGGGTGGCACTGTCACTGTCGGTGGCGTAAAAGCAACGATGGTCTCAGCCAACCACAGCAGCAGCTTCACAGAGGAAGACGGCACGACAGTTTATTTAGGCGAACCGGCGGGTTATGTTATAGAATTCGCGAACGGCTACAAAATCTATCACGCTGGCGATACGAATGTCTTCGGTGATATGCGAATTATTGGCGAAATTTATCAACCTGACTTAGCACTGCTACCCATCGGCGACCATTTTACGATGGGACCCCGCGAAGCCGCTTATGCCGCACAACTGCTCAATGTCCCAGCGATCCTACCCATCCATTACGGCACTTTCCCACTCTTAACAGGAACCCCGGAAGAACTCCGTAAATTGACAGCATCCCAAGATGTGGAAATTATTTCGTTAGAGGTCGGGGAAACATTAGATTAGAGAATTCCGATAGGGACTTTGTAATCCAAAGGCGTTTACAGTTTTGAGTAAATCCTGTGGGTTGCCTGTATCGTAACGCTGACCTGCGACGCGGTAGCCGTACATACCTTCCTGTTTTATGATTTCCGTCATCGCATCCCGTAGCTGAATCTCGCCGTGCGTTACAATTCGGTGTTTATAATTGTAATCCAGAATATCAAAAAGGAGGGGGGTCAGAAGGTCGATTCCGAAGTTGCAGAGGTATTGCCGTTCCGGGATACCTTCCACGCGGAGATGCTGCTGCGCGAACGCCACCGTCGGCTTTTCCGAAATTTGTGATAACGTAAAGAGCCTCTCGGATTCTACAGAGGGGCTGCCGTGAACAACACCGTTGAGCGAGAGTTCACTTTCATGACAGAGATCAAGACTTGTGACAGACTGCCCAACCTCTGTGTAAACATCCACGAGTTGCCTGGCACAAGAAACATCCGATTCGGGAATATAGAGATGGTCTCCAAGCAGAATCATAACCGGCTCACCATCCGCGAAATCATTTGCACAATAGATGGCGTGCCCGAATCCTTCCGGTTCCACCTGAATTGCGAAATGCAGTCGATCACCTATTTCTTCCAACCGGTCTGCCTGCGCTGCTAACTCCGGTTTTTCACGAATCGCATCGGCGACAGCACCAGAAAAATAGGTGGTAATCGGTTCAACCTGTTGCGGTTGAGCGACGATACACACCTCCTCCACACCCGCCGTTAGTGCTTCCTCAATAATCAACTGAATGACCGGCTTTGCGATACCATCCTGATCAATAATCGGAAAGAGTGCCTTCGGGACGGCTTTCGTTGCGGGGAAAAGACGTGTCCCGTATCCAGCAATGGGAATAATTGCTTTTTTAACGATGGGATTCTACTCCGTTTTTAATCGTGTTGGGCTGAGGCATGGCGACCTCGCCCAACAATTTTAGCAGTGTTCATTCTCTGTAGGTACCTACGTTTAATTTCTCAACGCCTTGAGGTATGCCCAAGTGGCTGAGAGTTTTCCAGCAGGTTCAACAGGTAATTGATCGCTCTTAGACTCAAAGTTCTGTTCAACCTCTTTTTCGTCAAGAATCCGATCATAGATACGGACGTTATCTATCATCCCGATGAGGAATCTGCCATTGTGCTCACTACCAATGCGCCGTTCCTTCATGTTTTCAGGCGTTGTGCCAGCATTCCCTTCATCAACCAACTCACCATCAACATAGAGTTTGAGTTCGTTGTCTTTGGTATTGCTGGTGTAAATGATGTGATACCACGTGTCGGTTTCAGCGTTCAAGCGAATCTTGACACCGTCGTTTTTATGAACTTGGATCTGGTTTCTCTCAAATTTGAAATGGACTTTGCCTGCCTCCCACATCCACGTTGAAACGATGCCTTGAATGCCCCCAAACTGAGCCTCCAGGGCGTAGCATTCAATAGACACAAATTCAAAATCACCCATATCGGGGATCTGAACGTAGCTGTCGGGTTTCCCTTCAAACTCCATCGCTTCTCCAGTGCCATCTGTCGCGCCTTCGACAAAGTTGAGCTTACCGACGAGTTCTGCATCGTTTTTGCCAAGGACATCCTTGACAGTCTTGCCATCCAGATCGGCTTCATTGAGCGTATACATGGCAACGAGTCCATCTGTTACGAAATCTTGTGCATCAGCCGCTGTCACATAGCAAAACACAGTGAGGAGCGCGGCGAGTACACAGATTATTCTGATATTCCTTAGACGCATTTAAATTACTCCTTTTGATTGTATCAATTATAGTAAAATCCACAATTACTTGGACATTGCGGAAACGCGAGGATACAATCCTCGGCTGATTAATAAAACACATCTACAACAATCAGGTTCGCTAAAACCCTGTCATACATTCTAACTGATAGATTCTCAATCTGTCAAGCCAATTTGCCTGTGTTCAATGGTATTGGCTCGGCCAATTTACGTTCAAGCGTGAGGTTATCCTCGTAAACCGTTTTGATTAACTCTTCAATATCAAGCTCTTCGACCGATATATCCACAATCTTGAACTTTTGGAGGATTGCACCGATAAGGTCCGCTGTGCTAATTTCTTCTGGAGAGAACCGATACTGCACGCGAGCACCTTCTTGAAAGGTAACATGTGTGCTCGGGATACTGATGTCTGGATAGACCTCGGCGTAATCCACAGTCAAAAGTCGTTCTGTCGAAAGCAACCGCCGGAGTGTCGCGAGTTCTCCATCGAAACAGAGCCGCGCGTTGTCTATAAGAATAACACGCTTACACAATTTCTCGACATCATCTAAATCGTGTGTTGTCAATACAACCGTGACCTCCCTATCGGCGTTGATTCTTTGGATAAATTCTCGGATACGTGCCTTGGCGACGACATCTAAACCAATAGTCGGTTCATCAAGGAACAAGACATCCGGATTGTGGAGCAGCGCAGCTGCGATGTCCGCACGCATCCGCTGACCGAGACTCAACTGGCGGACAGGTGTCTGGAAAAAATCGCCAAGGTTGAGCAGAGCATCGAACATCTCTACGTTGTCGCGGTACTGTGCATCTGGAATCCGATAGATACGCTGCAGCAACTCAAATGACTCTTGGACTGGCAAATCGAACCACAAATGTGAACGCTGCCCAAACACAACGCCAATGTGTTTGGCATTTTCCTTTCGCTGCCGATGTGGAGTATATCCGTTTACAGTCACGCTGCCTGACGAAGGCACCAAAATACCGGTCAGCATTTTAATGGTCGTTGACTTGCCTGCACCGTTCGGTCCTAAATACCCCACAATTTCGCCACGTTGAACCGTGAATGAAACGCTGTCCACTGCGCGAATAACGCGGTGTTTACGGGAAAAAAGGTTCACAAAACTCCCGAAAAAGCCTTTGCGGTGATGATAGACTTTGAAGGTCTTGCTCAGATTATCAACTTCAATCATATTTTTTAAGGGTTTTCAGTTGTCAGTTCCTTTGTGGTGTCATTTACTTTTCTGGTGCTTCCACAAATGGCCTCTTAACTGACGACTGACAACTATTCAATGCCCTGTGCTTTGATACCGTAAAACGCCCCATCTCCAGAACAGCATGGTGATACCGAGAAAGAGGAAACCCGCGAAAGGGGCTAACTGCACACCAATCGGTGAGACCCCAAGCGATCCAACCTTACCCAAAAGAAAAAGGGATGGAAAATAGTTAACA
Above is a window of Candidatus Poribacteria bacterium DNA encoding:
- a CDS encoding ATP-binding cassette domain-containing protein — protein: MIEVDNLSKTFKVYHHRKGFFGSFVNLFSRKHRVIRAVDSVSFTVQRGEIVGYLGPNGAGKSTTIKMLTGILVPSSGSVTVNGYTPHRQRKENAKHIGVVFGQRSHLWFDLPVQESFELLQRIYRIPDAQYRDNVEMFDALLNLGDFFQTPVRQLSLGQRMRADIAAALLHNPDVLFLDEPTIGLDVVAKARIREFIQRINADREVTVVLTTHDLDDVEKLCKRVILIDNARLCFDGELATLRRLLSTERLLTVDYAEVYPDISIPSTHVTFQEGARVQYRFSPEEISTADLIGAILQKFKIVDISVEELDIEELIKTVYEDNLTLERKLAEPIPLNTGKLA
- a CDS encoding sugar phosphate nucleotidyltransferase: MPIAGYGTRLFPATKAVPKALFPIIDQDGIAKPVIQLIIEEALTAGVEEVCIVAQPQQVEPITTYFSGAVADAIREKPELAAQADRLEEIGDRLHFAIQVEPEGFGHAIYCANDFADGEPVMILLGDHLYIPESDVSCARQLVDVYTEVGQSVTSLDLCHESELSLNGVVHGSPSVESERLFTLSQISEKPTVAFAQQHLRVEGIPERQYLCNFGIDLLTPLLFDILDYNYKHRIVTHGEIQLRDAMTEIIKQEGMYGYRVAGQRYDTGNPQDLLKTVNAFGLQSPYRNSLI
- a CDS encoding aminotransferase class V-fold PLP-dependent enzyme — translated: MNIYKRLGIRTVINGNATLTRLGGSIMPSEVVAAMVEASKHFVDIIELQKRVGEEIAALTHNEAAYVSCGAAAALTLSTAACITGLDPTKREKLPHLDASMKSEVIVHRHGRVGYDFAVRQVGVRFVEIGDENGTSSDELENAITEKTAAIFYFANPGREHLWVSYEDAIAIAERHGVPLIVDAAAQLPPPENLWRFTERGADLALFSGGKGLCGPQSSGLIVGKKPLIEAIAFNGPPHPFIGRGMKVGKEEMVGLFAAVKWYLNQDHEALQQSYEDQVTYYDEAFADIQGVTVHRSFPSEAGQPMPRTEIRFDAEQLGITRNEILQQLAEGEPSIDIAGAGADGVLINGQTLLPGEIEIIAQRLKEILGKTA
- a CDS encoding metal-dependent hydrolase codes for the protein MRLNNGIRLTWLGHSTFKIEADGQTLLIDPWVTNNPVCPDALKTFDTLDVILITHGHADHIGDAVSLAKKHTPTVVSIVEIAGWLGKQGVDNTIGMNKGGTVTVGGVKATMVSANHSSSFTEEDGTTVYLGEPAGYVIEFANGYKIYHAGDTNVFGDMRIIGEIYQPDLALLPIGDHFTMGPREAAYAAQLLNVPAILPIHYGTFPLLTGTPEELRKLTASQDVEIISLEVGETLD